In uncultured Draconibacterium sp., the genomic stretch AACTGAATGAAAAAATCGCAGAAAGTGCCTGTTATCAGGGAGTCTGAGAACTATTTTTTAGCACAAAAAAGTTTATCCGACTTGCCGGAGGGTTAAGAGAATGTTAATCGCGGTAAAAAAGAGCATAAAAACATACATTACGGGGAATCTCCAGCTGCCGGGAATTGACGGAGCGCCGTCCCCTTTGGCGAAGTGCCTTTGCCGATTGAAACATCGGGACACCTCCTTTAAAAAAAAGGAGGACGCGGCTGTTTAGTCCCCCTTGGCGAAGGGGGAATTAAAGGGGGATTGTATTTTTGCGGTTAAATTGCCTTGTTGCAAGCTCAAATCCTCCGCCCGACTGTGTCGGACACCTCCTTTTAAAAAAGGAGGACGAGATTCGAAGCCATCTAAATCCTCTGCAAAAAAAAGGGATGTGCACATGGCAACATCCCCTTGTAATTTTTAAAACCAAAATTTATGTATTAATCCTCCGAATCATCCTTCTTCCGGCGTTTGAGGACAGCGTCGTTATTGTCGGCAATAATTTTAGCAACTGTAGCGGCAAATGCACCGTAGGTTTCCGCCTGAAAACGTTCGGCAGAACGTAAAAATACCACCAGGTCGTCGTTTATCAGGGCAGCTACTTCTTTTTTTAATGTGGAGGCATTTAACTGATTGTTTTCTTCGGCCAGCTCTTCGGCATATTGAGTTTGGGTGTTCTCAAAATCGGTTTGTGCAGCCTGCAGGCTGGCAATATTTTCGGGCACGCCCGACAGCAGCGCAATGGCCGCCTGAACTTTTGGGGCAGCAAAGTCGCCCAGCATCGATACCAGGTGCGACGACTCGGTTACATAACTTTCGTCGATTACCGAAAATCCATATTTATTAAATACGGCCTCAACTACCAGCGCTGCATTTCGAATCGTTTCGTCGGGGTGATAGGTGTAACCTTTAATCAGGTACCCCACTGCCCGGTCGGCAGCATCGCGGATATCATCCTTGTCGGCAAGTATACTTTGTGCTTTCGAGCGGTCGATGGCATCGCCAAGGAGCGTATTTTTGTCATTAATAGCTGTAAATAACTGCGAAAGGGTGAGGTCTTCGGTTAATCCCGATTGCTGGAAAGCATTAATAAGTAAACGTGTAGTTCCGTGAATTTCAGTTGTGCGGCTGTTAACAATAATTTTTTCGATCATGGTTTTAGATTTTACATTAGTATTTGTATTATTTGGGCTGCTTGCAGAGGGATTGATTATAATGATTTTTTGAGTTACCCGGGCAATTAGCATTAGCAATTTACGGCAACCAGGACTAAATATCAAGCCTTTAACCGCATGTTATTGAACATATGAAACAATCTTTGCCACATACCGAAAAGTTTTAAGCCCCGGAATTAACTTTCTCCCTTTAAACAAAAGTTTAAAGCCCAAAAGGAACACCCGACGAGGTTTAAACTAACGTTTAAGCCTTGAAAGGAACGCCCGACGCCTTTTAAACTAACGTTTAAGCGCCCAAAGGAACACCGGAAGCAAATAAACAAACGTTTAAGCGCTCACCGGAGCTCCGCCAGCCTTTAAACAAAAGTTTAAGCCTCAGAATTGCTTTTTGCTTTAAACTTTTGTTTAAGCCACCAAACGGGTTTTTAATTATTACAAAAAAACAATTATATTTAATGCACTAAAAACCAA encodes the following:
- a CDS encoding DUF6261 family protein, with amino-acid sequence MIEKIIVNSRTTEIHGTTRLLINAFQQSGLTEDLTLSQLFTAINDKNTLLGDAIDRSKAQSILADKDDIRDAADRAVGYLIKGYTYHPDETIRNAALVVEAVFNKYGFSVIDESYVTESSHLVSMLGDFAAPKVQAAIALLSGVPENIASLQAAQTDFENTQTQYAEELAEENNQLNASTLKKEVAALINDDLVVFLRSAERFQAETYGAFAATVAKIIADNNDAVLKRRKKDDSED